The genomic DNA GATGATCGGCCGCGAGCACGGGCCCGAACTCGCCGAGCGTATCGCCGATACGCTCGGCGTCGGCGTACTGCGCGCGGGCGAGGAGCGTCAGCGCATTCCGTTCGTGACCGCGCCGGGCGAGCGTCATCCGCGCCTGAACGACGCGTTGCTGCTGATGGAAGCGAACATCGAGGACCCGCTGACCACCGATGAAATCGCCGGCCTCGTCGGCGTCTCGCGGCGGCAACTGGAGCGCCTGTTTCGCCAGTATCTCGGCTCGATGCCGTCCAAATACTATCTGGGGCTGCGGCTGTCGAAGGCCCGCACGCAATTGCAGCGCACCAGCAAATCGGTCGTGCAGATCAGCCTCGCGTGCGGGTTTTCGTCGGCGGCGCACTTTTCGAATGCGTATCGCGAGCGCTTCGGCGTCACGCCGCGCGAGGATCGCCGCAACTGGATCGACCGGCAGACCGGCGCGCACGGCGGCGCGAGCGAACCGCGGCCGGCCGCGCTGATCGAGCGGCCCGAAGTGGAATGACGCGAAGCGCGGGCGCCCACCGGAAGCTACCTGAAAGCAAACCTGACACGCACGCGACACTTGCGCGACACAAAACCCGGAACCTCATAGAAAGCGTCGCGTATGCGCAAGACTTGCCGCGCGCGGTTTCCTACACTAGCTGTATTACCTGTCACCCGTAAGAGGATTTGCCATGAACGACCTGACTGTGACACGCCAGACCTTCGACGAAGTCATGGTGCCGGTGTTTGCTCCCGCCCCCTTCGTACCGGATCGCGGTCTCGGCTCGCGCGTGTGGGACACGCAAGGCCGCGACTATATCGACTTCGCCGGCGGCATCGCCGTCACCGCACTCGGTCACGGGCATCCGGAACTGCTGAAGGTGCTGCATGAGCAGGGCAGCAAGCTGTGGCACATCGGTAATGGCTACACGAACGAGCCGGTGTTGCGCCTCGCGAGGCGCCTCGAAAACCTCACTTTCGCCGACCGCGCGTTCTTCGCCAACTCGGGCGCCGAAGCGAACGAGGCCGCGCTGAAACTCGCGCGCCGCGTCGCGGTCGACCGTTATGGTGAGCAGAAGGCCGAAATCATTTCGTTCACGCAGTCGTTCCACGGCCGCACGCTGTTTACGGTCAGCGTCGGTGGCCAGCCGAAGTACTCCGAAGGCTTCGGCCCGGTGCCGGCCGGCATCACGCATCTGCCGTACAACGACATCGAGGCGGCGAAGAAGGCGATCGGCGCACAGACCTGCGCGGTGATCGTCGAGCCGATCCAGGGCGAGGGCGGCGTGATCCCGGCCGATCCGGCGTTCCTGAAAGCGCTGCGCGAAGCGTGCGACCAGCACAACGCGCTGCTGATTTTCGACGAAGTGCAAACCGGCGTGGGCCGCAGCGGCTATTTCTATGCGTACCAGGACACCGGCGTGACACCGGACATCCTGACCACCGCGAAGGCGCTCGGCAACGGCTTCCCGATCGGCGCGATGCTGACCACCAACGAATTCGCCGCGCACTTCAAGGTCGGCGTGCACGGCACGACGTACGGCGGCAATCCGCTCGGCTCGGCGATCGCCGAAAAAGTGGTCGAACTCGTCAGCGACCCGAAGGTACTCGAAGGCGTGCGCTCGCGCAGCGAAACGCTGAAGGGCCACCTCGCGA from Paraburkholderia sp. HP33-1 includes the following:
- a CDS encoding aspartate aminotransferase family protein translates to MNDLTVTRQTFDEVMVPVFAPAPFVPDRGLGSRVWDTQGRDYIDFAGGIAVTALGHGHPELLKVLHEQGSKLWHIGNGYTNEPVLRLARRLENLTFADRAFFANSGAEANEAALKLARRVAVDRYGEQKAEIISFTQSFHGRTLFTVSVGGQPKYSEGFGPVPAGITHLPYNDIEAAKKAIGAQTCAVIVEPIQGEGGVIPADPAFLKALREACDQHNALLIFDEVQTGVGRSGYFYAYQDTGVTPDILTTAKALGNGFPIGAMLTTNEFAAHFKVGVHGTTYGGNPLGSAIAEKVVELVSDPKVLEGVRSRSETLKGHLAKLNERFGLFTEVRGKGLLIGAELSDSFRGRAKDFVTAAGQHGVIMLMAGPDVLRFVPSLIIPLDDMAEGFARLEKAFGELVGAKAQAASH